A genomic window from Silene latifolia isolate original U9 population chromosome Y, ASM4854445v1, whole genome shotgun sequence includes:
- the LOC141631288 gene encoding dirigent protein 25-like has translation MHNILGGTNPSAKAITGIVTNPTVNGQVPFSKPNSAVLPSSKGLSQNNGNNGIINNNNVPFLTGLGGVNPNVMPNNSNNNIYFVGGYGFPVVNGAQLSAQTSLQQLMFRTMIAIDNELTESHDLGSSMIGRAQGYYVYSSFDGKTQTTAFTTMFQEGAYVDRLNLFGVHQTSVFESLVAVMGGTGKYVSSKGFALVKTLPVAQHESDGFETVLEFNVYLTQ, from the coding sequence ATGCACAACATTCTAGGTGGGACAAACCCTTCAGCCAAAGCTATCACTGGCATTGTGACGAACCCGACTGTAAATGGCCAGGTCCCTTTTTCTAAGCCCAATAGTGCTGTTCTTCCCTCAAGTAAGGGGCTCTCACAAAACAATGGCAACAATGggatcatcaacaacaacaatgttCCTTTCCTTACCGGGCTTGGTGGTGTCAACCCAAATGTAATGCCAAACAATAGTAACAACAACATCTACTTCGTAGGAGGGTACGGATTTCCAGTTGTGAATGGTGCTCAGCTCTCTGCACAGACCTCCCTGCAACAGCTCATGTTCCGGACAATGATAGCAATTGACAACGAGTTGACTGAAAGCCATGACCTTGGTTCAAGCATGATTGGCCGGGCCCAAGGGTATTATGTGTACAGCTCATTTGATGGGAAGACCCAGACAACGGCTTTCACAACAATGTTCCAAGAAGGTGCCTACGTTGACAGACTCAACTTATTTGGGGTCCATCAGACATCTGTTTTCGAGTCTTTGGTTGCAGTTATGGGTGGGACCGGGAAATATGTGAGTTCCAAGGGATTTGCCCTTGTGAAAACACTTCCTGTTGCTCAGCACGAGAGTGATGGATTCGAGACAGTCCTTGAGTTTAATGTCTACCTTACTCAGTAA